A genomic stretch from Candidatus Bathyanammoxibius amoris includes:
- the mreD gene encoding rod shape-determining protein MreD produces the protein MLWIILIACALFISILESTTFNQIGFLGIQPDFFLIFAVLAALNLDLSEASVTACIMGLSKDILTEGPLGVNASFFIVIVILIGLLRHKVYTGNILMQLLVVLIASIIYRGGSALFMWLYYGTIAPSPMILNVFAGSAYTAAWATAPYFLFRKFRPLHLRRDLL, from the coding sequence ATGCTGTGGATAATCCTGATAGCCTGTGCGTTATTTATCTCCATCCTGGAGAGCACGACGTTCAACCAGATTGGGTTTCTGGGTATACAGCCGGACTTTTTCCTTATCTTCGCAGTCCTTGCGGCACTGAACCTGGACCTCTCTGAGGCAAGCGTAACCGCCTGCATAATGGGTCTTTCCAAGGATATCCTCACCGAGGGGCCTCTCGGCGTGAACGCTTCGTTCTTCATTGTAATCGTCATCCTCATAGGTCTTCTAAGACACAAGGTATATACCGGCAACATACTGATGCAGCTACTCGTCGTACTCATAGCCTCCATCATCTACAGGGGTGGTTCGGCGCTCTTTATGTGGCTCTACTACGGGACGATTGCCCCGTCTCCCATGATTTTAAACGTTTTCGCGGGTTCGGCTTACACCGCCGCGTGGGCCACGGCACCCTATTTCCTTTTTAGAAAGTTCAGGCCGCTGCACCTCAGGCGGGACCTGCTCTGA
- a CDS encoding rod shape-determining protein MreC has translation MRTRRNNKKKRFLKIFLPTIVLLIVCLSLLAIPSRVSDHIKLTLSRPLAPIQKVFLTAGTAVQKTLIWLPRSWNTSSKVNDLEEDVFILENVIVAQKTTIDRLQTKLSSVTEYYKEGVLEQKPLLANVVAYDTSDQRKSMLIDVGSRHGVTENSVVIANAALVGRVSTVGKSTSRVILITDPASKVPARILETEDVGIVEGGSGNSCRLKYLSRWGQRVEKGYKVVSSSIGGIFPDSLLIATVTEDIAKEGSPYSTLKLRPRVNPARINTVLVLKK, from the coding sequence CACTGCTGGCCATCCCGTCAAGGGTCTCCGATCATATAAAGCTCACTCTCTCCAGACCTCTTGCGCCCATCCAGAAGGTGTTCCTTACAGCAGGTACCGCTGTTCAGAAGACCCTTATCTGGCTACCGCGTTCCTGGAATACCTCTTCTAAAGTAAACGACCTGGAGGAGGACGTCTTCATCCTGGAAAACGTGATCGTGGCCCAAAAGACAACTATAGACCGCCTGCAGACGAAGCTGTCTTCAGTAACGGAATACTACAAGGAAGGGGTCCTGGAACAGAAACCGCTACTTGCTAACGTGGTCGCGTATGACACCTCCGACCAGAGAAAGAGTATGCTGATTGACGTGGGCTCACGACACGGTGTCACCGAGAACAGTGTGGTGATTGCCAATGCCGCGCTTGTAGGAAGGGTTTCTACCGTCGGCAAATCCACCAGCAGGGTGATATTGATAACGGACCCGGCCTCGAAGGTCCCCGCGCGCATTCTGGAAACGGAAGACGTCGGTATAGTCGAGGGAGGCTCCGGAAACTCATGCAGGCTCAAGTACCTGTCAAGATGGGGACAAAGGGTGGAGAAGGGATACAAGGTAGTATCGTCATCCATTGGCGGGATATTCCCGGACTCGCTGCTTATAGCCACCGTGACAGAAGACATTGCAAAGGAGGGTTCTCCCTACAGTACACTAAAACTCAGGCCCAGGGTGAACCCTGCCAGGATAAACACCGTTCTTGTACTGAAGAAGTAG